DNA sequence from the Shewanella piezotolerans WP3 genome:
AATGTATGAAGGCTAAAGTATACGTGCGTATTTGGCTATCTATCTAATTTTAAAGTTAAATTGTGATATTTATTTGAAGTAAGTCGCAGAAGGTTAATCAAAGCTAGGGGCTGTTGAACTTTCGAGCTTAGTTTTTGTTCGATTCTTTGCCGAAAGGAATAATGCTTTTAGGGCAAGGCTTGAGCGATGGCGCTTAGTGAGCTAAGTGAAAAGCTCGTAACGCTGTGATAAAAGCATTGAAACAAACCTGAAGTGCCGCGCTTCTTGCTATTTTTACTGCGGTATAGGTTATTTGTGGATAATGACTTAACTGCATAACCTCTGTCTGGTTAAAATAGCCAATAAACTGTGGCAAAAACAACCATGAAAGATCAACATTCCCTAATGTTGAAACATTAATAGCTGGATTTTTATTTTAAGTTGTTGTTTGTCATCTAGTATAAAGACAGCGCAATGGCTGCGCTGTCTTGGGCTATATCTTTAACTGCATACTGCTCTGTTGGTTAGTGAAGCGGGCTTAGTTGGCGACGCCTATGTCTTGCCAAACGCTGGCAACACCAGGCTCTTCGCCTTGTGTCCACCAGCTTGCTTGCCATTTGCGGCCATTATGGCTAGTGGTATCTCCACCGTTATAGGCAACGCCAGAGTGCCAACCTTGTTCTACATTACTTTGCAGTGCCCATTCGCCAGCAGTAACCGTAGGCTCGTTGCCTTGAGTCCAATATTTTGCCCTCCATACCAAGCAGTTATGACTAACAGTATTGCCACCAGTATAGGTTGCATCAGCTTGCCAAGCAGGGTGGTTTGCGGCGTCGGGATCACTGGCGTCACAGCCGTTCGGCGCAGCGGCTTTTACCGTGATAACACTTTGAGCGCTGCTATCTAGCGCGCCGTCAGAGACCAATACGCTAATGCTGTACTGAGTATCAACCGTGACACTTGGCGCTGTGACTGTGATAGCACTGCTGGTGGTGTTGGCTGCACTGAGTCCTGGGGCTAGCGTCCAACTGTAGGTGAGACTATCGCCGTCGGGATCACTGGCTGTGGCGGCAATACTGACCTGGCTGGCTGAATCAACGCTTACGTTTTCCGTTAGTGATACCGTGGGAGCGCGATTCGCTTGTTCTGCTGTGTTAGTAACCAGGGTGCTGGCACTGGTACTTAAGCCCTCAGGATCGGTAACGGTTAGGCTAAAGCTGTATTGGGTGGTAGTGCTAGTGGCGGCTAAGTCGAAGCTCGGTTGCGCGCTAGTTGCATCAAGCAGTTGCACACTGGCTCCAGCCGTTTGGCTCCATTGGTAGCTGAGTAGCTTGCCCTCTGGGTCGCGCGATAAACTGCCGTTTAGGGTGACAGTTACAGGGCCTGTGACACTTTGGTTACTGCCTGCGTTGGCGATAGGCGCTTTGTTAACGGGCGGTGTGGTACCGCTTCCGTGGCCAAGTCCTTCATGCATGGCATTAAGGATATCACCGTTGTCTGCATCAATCTCCCAAGCGAATAGTCCACCTAGTTGGTTGGCGGTGACGTATTGCCCTTTGGCTTTTACTGAACGTGGGTCGTCAAAGGTGATTAGGTCACCCGTTGCAGCGTTAAACACATAAGGAGCCTCTGCGACTTCATCGTAACTGTATTGCCATGCACCGCCCATGTATTGATTAACTATTTGACGGTAGTCGACCACGCCATCTTCCCATGTGCCTTTGACTTTGCCTGTTGCTGTACCAGTGAAGGGATTGTCGTTTTGATAGCCGTTAACGCCTGTCCAGCCGCGGCCATACATGGCGGCCCCAACCACTATTTTCTCGGGTGTTACACCTTGGGCTAATAGCGCTTGAACACCTACATCAGTGGTGTATTGCGTGTCGGGTTTCCAGCTTGCGGCATGCAGCGCAGTTTGATGGTTAAGATCGGTGTTTGACCAGCCGCCGTAGAAGTCATAACTCATTAAAAAGATATGATCCATATACTGTTGTGCTTGTTGGTAGTCAACCACTGAGACTTTGTCATCGCCAGCGCTGATAGCGGACGTTAACTGATAGCTGCGGCCCGTTTCAGCGCTGAGTTCATCAAGCATGGCGCGTAGGTCTTGCATCAGTAGCACATAGGTTTGCCCATCGGTGGCTGGGTTACCCAAATTGCTATTGGCGCCTTTGCCACCGGGAAACTCCCAGTCGATATCGACACCGTCGAAGAACTTCCATACCTGTAGAAACTCTTTGACTGAGGCGACGAAGCGGTCGCGTTTGACTTTGTCGTCAAAGAAGTAAAAAGGATCTGATAACGTCCAACCACCCACGGATGGCAGAATTTTCAAGTCTGGGTAGGCTTGTTTTAACGCCATTAGCTGACCGAAGTTACCTTTGAATGGGTCGGAGAACTCACTGACACCGGTTTGGGCTTTTTGCACTGCCGCCCAAGGGTCATGAATGGCCACCTTGAAATCTTCGCGGCCAGCACAAGCATTTTGCAGGGCTTGAAAGCTGCCTTCAATCTCTTTGAGGCTATCGTTGATACCATCGCCACCACAGATGGGAGTAAAGCCATAAAGTATGTGAGTGAGGTTTTGTGCTGGAATTTTATCGACGGTGAAGTTACGTCCATAAATACCCCACTCAACAAAGTAGGCACCGACCACTTTGCCGGACTTGTTGCTATAGGGCTGATTGTTCTCTGTTAGCGTGGTGGTTAATGGCGCTAAATGGCTGCCATCGGTATCGGCAACGATGATCTCTTTGGCGTCACTTAGCGTGCAGCCCGAGGTATTGCACAGTCCTACCTGCATTTGGTAGCGACCCCCTGCGGTGACATCAAAGGTGGCGGTCCCCGTCGCTGCGGCTGGGCCAGACCAAACTTGCACGCCG
Encoded proteins:
- a CDS encoding glycosyl hydrolase family 18 protein; protein product: MYSNKLTVTALLVAAAFSSSVYAQAPGKPSIAWGETKFSLIDVHQSATAYNQLITVKDAASVSVSWELWSGETGDSATVLLDGVQVWSGPAAATGTATFDVTAGGRYQMQVGLCNTSGCTLSDAKEIIVADTDGSHLAPLTTTLTENNQPYSNKSGKVVGAYFVEWGIYGRNFTVDKIPAQNLTHILYGFTPICGGDGINDSLKEIEGSFQALQNACAGREDFKVAIHDPWAAVQKAQTGVSEFSDPFKGNFGQLMALKQAYPDLKILPSVGGWTLSDPFYFFDDKVKRDRFVASVKEFLQVWKFFDGVDIDWEFPGGKGANSNLGNPATDGQTYVLLMQDLRAMLDELSAETGRSYQLTSAISAGDDKVSVVDYQQAQQYMDHIFLMSYDFYGGWSNTDLNHQTALHAASWKPDTQYTTDVGVQALLAQGVTPEKIVVGAAMYGRGWTGVNGYQNDNPFTGTATGKVKGTWEDGVVDYRQIVNQYMGGAWQYSYDEVAEAPYVFNAATGDLITFDDPRSVKAKGQYVTANQLGGLFAWEIDADNGDILNAMHEGLGHGSGTTPPVNKAPIANAGSNQSVTGPVTVTLNGSLSRDPEGKLLSYQWSQTAGASVQLLDATSAQPSFDLAATSTTTQYSFSLTVTDPEGLSTSASTLVTNTAEQANRAPTVSLTENVSVDSASQVSIAATASDPDGDSLTYSWTLAPGLSAANTTSSAITVTAPSVTVDTQYSISVLVSDGALDSSAQSVITVKAAAPNGCDASDPDAANHPAWQADATYTGGNTVSHNCLVWRAKYWTQGNEPTVTAGEWALQSNVEQGWHSGVAYNGGDTTSHNGRKWQASWWTQGEEPGVASVWQDIGVAN